From Vitis vinifera cultivar Pinot Noir 40024 chromosome 14, ASM3070453v1, a single genomic window includes:
- the LOC100264207 gene encoding sugar transporter ERD6-like 8 isoform X1 — protein MATRQDVEKGNDTITKPLIGQKKEVQIQSNNGGLWVVLLSTLVAVCGSFEFGSCVGYSAPAEYGIMDDLGISYSEYSFFGSILTIGAMIGAITSGQIADFIGRKGAMGMSSMICIAGWFTVYLSFGSFSLYSGRFLLGYGIGVLSYVVPVFIAEITPKNLRGALATANQLFIVTGLFIAYVIGAIVTWRILALTGIVPCMVLLVGLFFIPESPRWLAKVGNEKEFKLSLQKLRGADADISEEVAEIQEYIVTHELLPKVTIMDLLGKQNIRSVVVGVGLMVFQQFGGINGIVFYAGQIFVSAGVPPNVGGILYACLQVIVTAFGGSLIDRLGRRPLLIVSAYGMLLGCLLTGTSFLLKAHQLATNLVPILAVTGILVYIGFYSVGLGAIPWVIMSEIFPLHIKGTAGSLVTLVNWCGSWAVSYTFNFLMNWSSHGTFFGYAFVCAAAVVFIVMLVPETKGRTLEEIQASMN, from the exons ATGGCAACCAGACAAGATGTTGAGAAGGGTAATGACACTATAACAAAGCCACTTATTGGGcaaaaaaaagaagtacaaatcCAGAGCAACAATGGTGGACTATGGGTGGTTCTTCTTAGTACATTGGTTGCTGTCTGTGGCTCTTTCGAGTTTGGGTCATGT GTAGGATACTCTGCACCTGCCGAGTATGGTATAATGGATGACCTTGGGATATCTTACTCAGAG TACTCATTTTTTGGGTCCATATTGACCATTGGTGCAATGATTGGTGCTATCACGAGTGGGCAGATTGCTGATTTTATTGGTCGAAAAGGG GCCATGGGGATGTCGTCCATGATCTGTATAGCAGGATGGTTCACAGTCTACTTATCTTTT GGATCTTTTTCCCTTTATTCTGGGAGATTTTTACTAGGATATGGAATTGGTGTTCTTTCTTATGTG GTACCAGTCTTCATTGCTGAAATAACACCTAAGAATCTTCGAGGAGCACTAGCAACAGCAAATCAG CTCTTTATTGTCACTGGCCTGTTCATTGCCTATGTTATAGGTGCAATCGTAACATGGAGGATATTGGCTTTAACAG GAATTGTCCCATGCATGGTTCTTCTCGTGGGTCTCTTTTTCATTCCAGAGTCCCCTAGATGGCTG GCAAAAGTTGGCAATGAGAAAGAATTTAAACTTTCACTACAAAAGCTTCGGGGCGCAGATGCTGATATTTCTGAAGAAGTGGCTGAAATCCAA GAATATATAGTGACTCATGAGCTCCTCCCTAAAGTCACAATAATGGATTTGCTTGGTAAACAAAACATCCGCTCAGTCGTT GTTGGAGTTGGTTTGATGGTTTTTCAGCAGTTTGGAGGAATTAATGGAATTGTATTCTATGCTGGTCAAATCTTTGTATCTGCAG GAGTCCCTCCCAATGTTGGAGGCATTCTTTATGCTTGTCTacag GTCATTGTTACTGCATTTGGAGGAAGCTTAATTGACAGACTTGGGAGAAGACCCCTTTTGATA GTTTCTGCATATGGTATGCTTCTTGGCTGTCTATTAACTGGAACTTCCTTCCTTCTAAAG GCCCATCAGCTGGCAACCAATTTGGTTCCAATCCTTGCAGTGACTGGCATTTTG GTTTATATAGGCTTCTATTCAGTAGGATTAGGAGCAATTCCTTGGGTTATAATGTCTGAG ATCTTCCCACTACACATAAAGGGAACTGCTGGAAGCCTAGTGACATTAGTGAATTGGTGTGGTTCTTGGGCTGTATCCTACACTTTTAACTTTCTCATGAATTGGAGCTCACACG GTACATTTTTTGGATATGCATTTGTTTGTGCAGCAGCCGTAGTATTCATAGTCATGCTGGTACCTGAAACAAAAGGCCGAACTCTTGAAGAAATTCAAGCTTCCATGAACTGA
- the LOC100264207 gene encoding sugar transporter ERD6-like 8 isoform X2, protein MATRQDVEKGNDTITKPLIGQKKEVQIQSNNGGLWVVLLSTLVAVCGSFEFGSCVGYSAPAEYGIMDDLGISYSEYSFFGSILTIGAMIGAITSGQIADFIGRKGAMGMSSMICIAGWFTVYLSFGSFSLYSGRFLLGYGIGVLSYVVPVFIAEITPKNLRGALATANQLFIVTGLFIAYVIGAIVTWRILALTGIVPCMVLLVGLFFIPESPRWLAKVGNEKEFKLSLQKLRGADADISEEVAEIQEYIVTHELLPKVTIMDLLGKQNIRSVVVGVGLMVFQQFGGINGIVFYAGQIFVSAGVPPNVGGILYACLQVIVTAFGGSLIDRLGRRPLLIVSAYGMLLGCLLTGTSFLLKVYIGFYSVGLGAIPWVIMSEIFPLHIKGTAGSLVTLVNWCGSWAVSYTFNFLMNWSSHGTFFGYAFVCAAAVVFIVMLVPETKGRTLEEIQASMN, encoded by the exons ATGGCAACCAGACAAGATGTTGAGAAGGGTAATGACACTATAACAAAGCCACTTATTGGGcaaaaaaaagaagtacaaatcCAGAGCAACAATGGTGGACTATGGGTGGTTCTTCTTAGTACATTGGTTGCTGTCTGTGGCTCTTTCGAGTTTGGGTCATGT GTAGGATACTCTGCACCTGCCGAGTATGGTATAATGGATGACCTTGGGATATCTTACTCAGAG TACTCATTTTTTGGGTCCATATTGACCATTGGTGCAATGATTGGTGCTATCACGAGTGGGCAGATTGCTGATTTTATTGGTCGAAAAGGG GCCATGGGGATGTCGTCCATGATCTGTATAGCAGGATGGTTCACAGTCTACTTATCTTTT GGATCTTTTTCCCTTTATTCTGGGAGATTTTTACTAGGATATGGAATTGGTGTTCTTTCTTATGTG GTACCAGTCTTCATTGCTGAAATAACACCTAAGAATCTTCGAGGAGCACTAGCAACAGCAAATCAG CTCTTTATTGTCACTGGCCTGTTCATTGCCTATGTTATAGGTGCAATCGTAACATGGAGGATATTGGCTTTAACAG GAATTGTCCCATGCATGGTTCTTCTCGTGGGTCTCTTTTTCATTCCAGAGTCCCCTAGATGGCTG GCAAAAGTTGGCAATGAGAAAGAATTTAAACTTTCACTACAAAAGCTTCGGGGCGCAGATGCTGATATTTCTGAAGAAGTGGCTGAAATCCAA GAATATATAGTGACTCATGAGCTCCTCCCTAAAGTCACAATAATGGATTTGCTTGGTAAACAAAACATCCGCTCAGTCGTT GTTGGAGTTGGTTTGATGGTTTTTCAGCAGTTTGGAGGAATTAATGGAATTGTATTCTATGCTGGTCAAATCTTTGTATCTGCAG GAGTCCCTCCCAATGTTGGAGGCATTCTTTATGCTTGTCTacag GTCATTGTTACTGCATTTGGAGGAAGCTTAATTGACAGACTTGGGAGAAGACCCCTTTTGATA GTTTCTGCATATGGTATGCTTCTTGGCTGTCTATTAACTGGAACTTCCTTCCTTCTAAAG GTTTATATAGGCTTCTATTCAGTAGGATTAGGAGCAATTCCTTGGGTTATAATGTCTGAG ATCTTCCCACTACACATAAAGGGAACTGCTGGAAGCCTAGTGACATTAGTGAATTGGTGTGGTTCTTGGGCTGTATCCTACACTTTTAACTTTCTCATGAATTGGAGCTCACACG GTACATTTTTTGGATATGCATTTGTTTGTGCAGCAGCCGTAGTATTCATAGTCATGCTGGTACCTGAAACAAAAGGCCGAACTCTTGAAGAAATTCAAGCTTCCATGAACTGA
- the LOC100258819 gene encoding probable LRR receptor-like serine/threonine-protein kinase RKF3, giving the protein MVVEGIPRPSFRDVPTQCNYVLEGIRVIRSEYLRTDGYFLPPSSTTKVCWESYRLLVSDLVSGFDIELACGYHPEWVSESCMNISSGSEFESLIPESKLQEVRCYCNQSLGNSTSCALCKENLGSLQASYLSGSGIGNASDCAGYSFMYAAGWVNPYGPTDVATAKCLFSLDFSPHHIRNKRYKILISGAVLGCVIGFFGAFAAAWFLWTRHRKLEREMEVCAKMETSLDSGFGSMTGSDTLVKFKFEEIKRATMNFSRENIIGQGGYGNVYKGILPDGSEVAFKRFKNCSASGDAVFTHEVEVLASVRHMNLVVLRGYCTATVPMEGHQRIIVCDLMPNGSLHDHLFGSVGKKLSWPIRQNIALGTARGLAYLHYGAQPAIIHRDIKASNILLDETFEAKVADFGLAKVNPEGITHLSTRVAGTLGYVAPEYALFGKLTERSDVYSFGVVLLELLSGKKAFMAANGPQALLLTEWAWSLVKEGRPIDVVDEEMPELGLTEVMERHVLIAVLCCHPVLESRPTMDKIVKMLETNLPIPSILIASAAL; this is encoded by the coding sequence ATGGTGGTGGAAGGCATTCCCAGGCCTTCTTTTCGTGATGTCCCAACACAGTGCAATTATGTTCTTGAAGGGATCCGCGTAATTCGATCTGAATACCTCCGAACCGATGGGTACTTTCTTCCTCCTTCAAGTACTACCAAGGTTTGTTGGGAGTCCTACCGGCTCTTGGTAAGCGACTTGGTGAGTGGTTTTGACATAGAATTGGCTTGTGGCTATCATCCTGAATGGGTTTCAGAGAGTTGTATGAATATTTCATCTGGGTCAGAGTTTGAAAGCTTGATTCCAGAGTCCAAGTTGCAGGAAGTTAGGTGTTACTGCAACCAGTCTCTGGGCAATAGTACTTCTTGTGCATTGTGTAAAGAGAATTTGGGGAGTCTCCAGGCATCTTACCTTAGTGGATCAGGGATTGGAAATGCCTCTGACTGTGCTGGATATTCCTTTATGTATGCAGCTGGTTGGGTTAATCCATATGGCCCAACAGATGTTGCCACTGCGAAGTGTCTGTTCTCACTTGACTTCTCCCCACATCATATAAGAAATAAGAGATATAAGATTCTGATTTCTGGGGCTGTGTTAGGTTGTGTTATTGGGTTCTTTGGGGCTTTTGCAGCAGCTTGGTTTCTCTGGACAAGACACAGAAAATTGGAGAGGGAGATGGAAGTTTGTGCTAAAATGGAGACTAGTTTGGACTCAGGTTTTGGCTCTATGACTGGGAGTGACACACTGGTGAAGTTCAAGTTTGAGGAAATCAAAAGGGCTACCATGAATTTCTCAAGGGAGAATATAATTGGGCAGGGAGGATATGGGAATGTCTACAAGGGGATACTACCAGATGGGTCTGAAGTTGCCTTCAAAAGGTTCAAGAACTGCTCTGCATCTGGGGATGCAGTTTTTACGCATGAAGTAGAGGTCTTAGCTAGCGTTAGGCACATGAATCTTGTTGTTTTGAGAGGCTATTGTACTGCGACGGTTCCCATGGAAGGCCACCAGAGAATAATTGTGTGCGACTTGATGCCTAATGGAAGCCTCCATGACCATCTTTTTGGATCAGTGGGAAAGAAACTCAGCTGGCCAATTCGCCAGAACATTGCCCTTGGAACAGCGAGGGGGCTGGCTTATTTGCACTATGGGGCACAGCCAGCTATCATCCATAGAGATATCAAAGCAAGTAACATACTTTTGGATGAAACTTTTGAGGCAAAAGTGGCAGATTTCGGCCTTGCAAAGGTCAATCCAGAGGGGATAACACACTTGAGCACCAGAGTGGCTGGGACTCTTGGCTATGTTGCACCAGAGTATGCCTTGTTCGGGAAGTTAACTGAGAGAAGCGATGTTTACAGCTTTGGGGTTGTGCTTTTGGAGCTTCTGAGTGGGAAGAAAGCATTCATGGCAGCCAATGGACCACAGGCTTTGCTTTTGACAGAATGGGCTTGGTCATTAGTGAAGGAAGGAAGACCAATCGATGTTGTGGATGAAGAAATGCCTGAATTGGGGTTGACAGAAGTAATGGAGCGGCACGTTCTTATTGCTGTTCTTTGTTGCCATCCAGTGTTAGAATCTAGGCCAACAATGGACAAGATTGTGAAGATGTTGGAAACCAACCTTCCAATTCCATCCATTCTTATAGCATCTGCTGCATTGTGA